The stretch of DNA TGATCTAACCCCTTAATAATCTTAACAAATAATGGTAATAATAGATTTTTCTGTACAAAATGAGCGTAACTATACTTGTTGTGAATTTTCCAGATATTATGGAAAAAAGTTATGAAACAAATAGGTATTTTTTCTTATATAAGGATGATTATGAAAACAAAGAAATTATTGATGTTGTCACTTGCCACAGCAAGCCTACTCACCATGTCCGGTTGCTGTAACTCTAAATTTTGTGATTGGGTTTCTTCATGCTATAAAAAAGCCTGCAAAATGTGTAAATGCTCAGACTCTAAAAAAGCTAGTGTTAAAAAAGCTGCGGCCAACCAGTCGATTCTTTCTATCGAATCTCACGATGCTTTTCAAGCTCAGATTCTTGAATCTGAAAAACCTGTTGTAGTAAAATTACAGGCTGCATGGTGTGGCGCTTGCCAGGAAATGGAACCCGTCTTTAAAAAACTTTCTACACAAATGCCTGAGATCACCTTCGCAGTGCTTGATATCGACCAAGTCGGTGAAATTGCAAAAAAATATTCCATTACCGGTGTTCCAACATTTTTGCTGTTTAAGGATGGCAAAGAAGTTCGCTCAGACAATCGAGTTCTTGGCGTTATTGAAGAAGAAGCTTTTAGAGATATTTTAGAAGAATCATTACTCAAATAAGCAACACAACATTATTTACAAAAAAACCCAAATTGCTTACGATTGGCCATACGATTAAATAAGTCTATGGCCATTATCTTTAATTAAGAATAATTATTTATTATGAATATTTCATTAACTAATACGCTGAGCAGAAAAAAAGAATCTTTTGCTCCAGCTGATGCAAGCAAAGTAAAACTGTATGTGTGCGGCATTACGCCCTATGACTATTCACACCTTGGTCATGGCAGAGCCTACATTAACTTTGATCTACTCGTACGACTGCTTAAATTTCTTGGACACAACGTTACAT from Candidatus Dependentiae bacterium encodes:
- a CDS encoding thioredoxin family protein produces the protein MKTKKLLMLSLATASLLTMSGCCNSKFCDWVSSCYKKACKMCKCSDSKKASVKKAAANQSILSIESHDAFQAQILESEKPVVVKLQAAWCGACQEMEPVFKKLSTQMPEITFAVLDIDQVGEIAKKYSITGVPTFLLFKDGKEVRSDNRVLGVIEEEAFRDILEESLLK